In Candidatus Desulfofervidus auxilii, one genomic interval encodes:
- a CDS encoding ATP-grasp domain-containing protein — translation MIVSFFSLVEADVILPLPKTFMFSPEDIALLKQAKAIILPPICKKYYYWFCKEIAPVFPSMDARFHFPGKAGSTFVFELAGVPYPPTKIFKGIEALKARMAKGEKLYPYPFVVKWQWGGGGAFVHLVENEKQLWEVLLRFKGYKKREPTFVMQPYVEHGQCDLRVVVIGSQFLTYWRCQEIKGEFRSNVSKGAKIYYHLDPELEQKAINLTKQICKKTGINLAAFDIIFSSHGKTPLFLEINYGFGLQGIGGYQQYKQILNKEVQRWVHQVIYGYFEEEEKCPK, via the coding sequence GTGATTGTATCCTTTTTCTCATTAGTAGAGGCAGATGTGATTTTGCCTCTGCCCAAAACATTCATGTTTTCCCCAGAAGATATAGCTTTGCTCAAGCAGGCTAAGGCCATTATTTTACCACCTATATGTAAAAAGTATTATTATTGGTTTTGTAAGGAAATTGCTCCTGTTTTTCCCTCTATGGATGCTAGGTTTCACTTTCCAGGCAAAGCAGGAAGTACATTTGTCTTTGAATTAGCAGGAGTGCCTTATCCCCCTACCAAGATATTTAAGGGGATAGAGGCGTTAAAGGCCAGGATGGCTAAGGGAGAGAAACTTTATCCTTATCCCTTTGTGGTCAAGTGGCAATGGGGAGGTGGTGGAGCCTTTGTTCACTTGGTGGAAAATGAGAAACAATTATGGGAGGTTTTACTTCGCTTTAAGGGTTATAAGAAAAGAGAGCCTACTTTTGTTATGCAGCCTTATGTTGAACATGGACAATGTGACTTGAGGGTAGTGGTAATAGGCAGTCAGTTTTTGACTTATTGGAGGTGTCAGGAAATTAAAGGGGAGTTCAGGAGTAATGTAAGCAAAGGGGCCAAAATTTATTATCATTTAGACCCAGAATTAGAACAAAAGGCTATAAATTTAACCAAACAGATTTGTAAAAAAACGGGCATTAATTTGGCTGCCTTTGATATAATATTTTCTTCTCATGGTAAAACGCCCCTTTTTTTAGAAATCAATTATGGTTTTGGTCTCCAAGGTATAGGTGGTTATCAGCAGTATAAACAAATTTTAAACAAAGAAGTGCAAAGGTGGGTTCATCAAGTTATCTACGGGTATTTTGAGGAAGAAGAAAAATGCCCAAAATAA
- a CDS encoding CTP synthase, with amino-acid sequence MKTKFIFITGGVLSSLGKGLASAAIGALMESRGITVTFQKLDPYINVDPGTMNPFQHGEVYVTDDGAETDLDLGHYERFTSAIMGHKNNYTSGKIYYSVILKERRGDYLGGTVQVVPHITDEIKRAIMNVAGDAEIAIIEIGGTIGDIEGLPFLEAIRQFRLDVGKENALYIHLTLIPYIKTAGELKTKPTQHSVKQLQSLGIQPDILLCRTDRFLPPEIKRKISLFCNVDEDAVITAKDVESIYEVPLVFHKEGLDDKIVQLLNIKAKKPCLGAWETLVHKLKHPKYEVTIGIVGKYTSLKESYKSLHEALTHGGVANETKVTLKYIEAEKIEKDGAEIWLKDVDGILVPGGFGKRGILGKIMAIQYAREQKRPFFGICLGMQLAVIEFSRHVAGLSKADSTEFNLKTPYPVIYLMREWYDSRTQKIQRRDENTEKGGTMRLGAYPCHLKKGTFAYKAYRKNKISERHRHRYEFNNKYADILTQHGLVISGLSPDGELVEIIELKEHPWFVGCQFHPEFKSKPMAPHPLFKDFIEAALNQARQKSPER; translated from the coding sequence GTGAAAACAAAATTCATTTTTATTACCGGTGGTGTGCTTTCTTCTTTAGGGAAAGGATTGGCTTCAGCAGCTATTGGTGCCTTAATGGAAAGTCGGGGTATTACAGTTACTTTTCAAAAATTAGACCCTTATATTAATGTTGACCCTGGCACTATGAATCCCTTTCAACATGGTGAGGTCTATGTGACTGATGATGGTGCTGAAACGGATTTAGACTTAGGTCATTATGAAAGATTTACCTCAGCCATCATGGGTCACAAAAATAATTATACCTCAGGGAAAATTTATTATTCTGTTATCCTGAAAGAACGGCGAGGAGATTATTTGGGGGGAACTGTTCAAGTAGTGCCTCATATTACTGATGAGATTAAAAGGGCGATTATGAATGTAGCTGGAGATGCAGAGATTGCTATTATTGAAATCGGTGGCACTATAGGAGATATTGAAGGATTACCCTTCTTAGAAGCTATCCGTCAGTTCCGTTTGGATGTAGGTAAAGAAAACGCTCTTTATATTCATCTTACTTTAATTCCTTATATTAAAACTGCCGGGGAATTAAAGACCAAGCCTACCCAGCATAGTGTTAAGCAATTGCAATCATTAGGTATCCAGCCCGATATTCTTTTATGTCGGACGGATCGATTTTTACCACCTGAAATCAAGAGAAAGATTTCTCTTTTTTGTAATGTAGATGAGGATGCGGTCATTACTGCCAAAGATGTGGAAAGCATTTATGAAGTGCCTTTAGTCTTTCATAAAGAAGGTTTGGATGATAAAATTGTTCAGTTACTCAACATTAAGGCAAAAAAACCCTGTTTGGGTGCCTGGGAAACTTTAGTTCATAAACTTAAACATCCCAAATATGAGGTTACCATTGGTATTGTGGGAAAATATACCAGTTTAAAGGAGTCTTATAAAAGCCTTCATGAGGCCCTTACTCATGGAGGGGTAGCTAATGAAACAAAAGTGACCTTAAAATATATTGAGGCAGAAAAGATAGAAAAAGATGGAGCTGAAATATGGCTTAAAGATGTGGATGGTATCCTTGTTCCTGGAGGGTTTGGTAAAAGAGGCATCTTGGGTAAGATCATGGCCATCCAATATGCCCGTGAGCAAAAACGCCCCTTTTTCGGTATTTGTCTGGGTATGCAATTGGCAGTGATTGAATTCTCCAGACATGTAGCAGGTCTGAGCAAAGCAGATAGCACAGAATTTAATCTAAAAACTCCTTATCCTGTCATTTATCTCATGCGGGAGTGGTATGATTCTCGCACCCAAAAAATCCAGCGGAGAGACGAAAATACAGAGAAAGGAGGTACTATGCGTTTAGGGGCCTATCCATGCCATCTTAAAAAAGGCACTTTTGCTTATAAGGCTTATAGGAAAAATAAAATTTCTGAGAGGCATCGCCATCGTTATGAATTTAATAATAAATATGCTGATATTTTAACCCAACATGGTTTGGTAATAAGTGGTTTATCGCCAGATGGAGAGTTGGTGGAGATAATAGAGCTAAAAGAGCATCCCTGGTTTGTTGGATGTCAGTTTCACCCTGAGTTTAAGTCCAAACCCATGGCTCCCCATCCACTGTTTAAGGACTTTATTGAGGCAGCTTTAAATCAAGCAAGGCAAAAATCGCCAGAGCGATAA
- a CDS encoding M48 family metallopeptidase, giving the protein MYKKIVCILLTGIFLWTNSASALITIEEEKKMGEKFFAEVKSQIPLISDPVLNRYYNEIGQTLVAHLKERYYPYYFFIIDDSTLNAFAAPGGYVFIYRGLFLAFDTEDELAAVTAHEMGHVVCRHIAKRIEKSKKIGIATMIAILAGAFMGLDAGAIATTAMGAGMAMSFKYSREDEEQADRTGLNILLASGYDGKAVVSSFKKLLQFSLGSGGKIPPYLKTHPDLEVRIVYIANTLKRISPPKKKHHDQRRFKLMQARLRALYTETEAAKNFFALKLRQDPKDAVSHYGLALCFMRERDWGKAIIHLKQALDLKPAEPLFWRALGICYTEKEEFTLALRYLKKVNQDADVAFYLGLAYEHNGNIDKATKIWESALEKFDPHLSLNLSDFSQICYHLAHAFAKKKKLDWAHYYLGKYFELEGKPAQARYHFQKAKNLTKDKALKAKIGKPNLKEPKKEDKK; this is encoded by the coding sequence ATGTATAAAAAAATAGTGTGTATTTTGCTTACCGGGATTTTTCTTTGGACAAATTCTGCCTCAGCCCTAATAACCATAGAGGAAGAAAAAAAAATGGGGGAGAAATTTTTTGCTGAGGTTAAAAGCCAAATTCCTCTTATATCAGACCCGGTATTAAACCGATATTATAATGAAATTGGACAGACTTTAGTAGCCCATTTAAAAGAGAGATATTATCCTTACTATTTTTTTATTATAGATGATTCTACTTTAAATGCCTTTGCTGCCCCTGGGGGTTATGTCTTTATTTATCGTGGACTGTTTTTGGCCTTTGATACAGAAGATGAATTGGCAGCCGTAACTGCTCACGAAATGGGCCATGTGGTCTGCCGTCACATTGCCAAGCGGATTGAGAAAAGCAAAAAAATCGGTATAGCTACTATGATAGCTATTTTAGCCGGGGCATTTATGGGATTAGACGCTGGTGCTATTGCTACTACGGCTATGGGTGCTGGTATGGCTATGTCCTTTAAGTATAGCCGAGAAGACGAAGAACAGGCTGACAGGACAGGTTTAAATATTCTTTTAGCAAGCGGTTATGACGGAAAGGCAGTAGTAAGCTCTTTTAAAAAACTTCTTCAATTTAGTTTAGGCAGTGGAGGGAAAATACCTCCTTATTTGAAAACTCATCCTGACTTGGAGGTAAGAATAGTTTACATAGCCAACACTTTAAAACGCATCTCACCCCCTAAAAAGAAGCATCATGACCAGAGGCGTTTTAAGCTTATGCAAGCAAGATTGCGGGCCCTTTATACGGAAACTGAGGCAGCAAAGAATTTCTTTGCCCTTAAACTTCGTCAAGACCCTAAGGATGCAGTAAGTCATTATGGTCTTGCTTTGTGTTTTATGCGAGAAAGAGATTGGGGAAAGGCCATCATCCACTTGAAGCAAGCATTGGATTTGAAACCTGCTGAGCCTTTATTCTGGAGAGCATTAGGCATTTGCTATACTGAGAAAGAGGAATTTACTTTGGCCTTGCGTTATTTGAAAAAAGTGAATCAGGATGCTGACGTAGCTTTTTATCTGGGACTAGCTTATGAGCATAATGGAAATATAGATAAAGCTACAAAAATATGGGAATCGGCTTTAGAAAAGTTTGACCCTCACTTAAGCCTAAATTTAAGTGATTTTTCTCAGATTTGCTATCATTTAGCTCATGCTTTTGCTAAAAAAAAGAAATTAGATTGGGCGCATTATTATTTGGGTAAATATTTTGAGTTAGAAGGTAAACCAGCCCAGGCCAGATATCACTTCCAAAAGGCCAAAAACTTAACTAAAGATAAGGCTTTGAAGGCTAAGATAGGCAAGCCAAATTTAAAAGAACCTAAAAAAGAAGATAAAAAGTGA
- a CDS encoding GNAT family N-acetyltransferase, whose product MSLKSPKDIELKELIYHYPFNPYRRYLLLKKEQKKQALYLKIMSFLEKEGEVLKVSHQGKKGLAIVRKLPWDSNFFNVPMGAIEAIFSEKNEESLISAIFDKALSWFKEKGIKHITFKVDTTDTKAILTSQKKSFYLVDTLCTYLYAKNYTEAKPIKQFFELRPFQPKDLEAILKIVEYAFKEHRNRFMNDPYLSKTGMLELYKAWIKNFIKEGYLIVAERKGNIAGFLGYFRLPELCNLTGKLHVGHVLTAVGPKGKGAHAQLIAYLGDAPFYPDTVEGTASISNTIAQNIWIKILRPRIIRTQYVFHYFFDKG is encoded by the coding sequence ATGTCCTTAAAATCACCCAAAGATATAGAGTTAAAGGAGCTAATTTACCACTACCCCTTTAATCCCTATCGCCGTTATCTCCTTTTAAAAAAAGAACAGAAAAAACAGGCTCTGTATTTAAAAATAATGAGCTTTCTGGAAAAAGAGGGTGAAGTCTTAAAAGTCAGCCATCAAGGTAAAAAAGGCTTGGCCATTGTAAGAAAATTGCCCTGGGATAGTAATTTTTTTAATGTTCCTATGGGGGCAATAGAGGCTATTTTCTCTGAAAAGAATGAAGAAAGCTTGATTTCTGCTATTTTTGATAAAGCATTATCTTGGTTTAAAGAAAAGGGGATAAAACACATTACCTTTAAAGTAGATACTACAGATACAAAAGCCATTCTTACTTCTCAAAAAAAAAGTTTTTATTTGGTAGATACCCTTTGCACCTATCTATATGCCAAAAATTATACTGAAGCCAAACCTATAAAACAGTTTTTTGAATTGCGTCCTTTTCAACCAAAAGACTTAGAAGCTATTTTAAAAATTGTGGAATATGCCTTTAAAGAGCATCGCAATCGGTTTATGAATGACCCGTATCTTTCTAAGACAGGTATGTTAGAACTTTATAAGGCATGGATAAAAAATTTTATAAAGGAAGGTTATCTTATTGTAGCTGAAAGAAAAGGGAATATAGCCGGTTTTTTAGGGTATTTCCGTTTGCCAGAGCTGTGTAATTTAACAGGCAAACTCCATGTAGGACATGTTCTTACCGCAGTTGGCCCTAAAGGAAAAGGGGCCCATGCCCAGCTTATTGCTTATCTAGGAGATGCTCCATTTTATCCTGATACCGTTGAAGGCACTGCCTCTATTTCTAATACCATTGCCCAGAATATTTGGATAAAAATACTCCGCCCTAGAATAATCAGAACCCAATATGTATTTCACTACTTCTTTGATAAGGGGTAA
- a CDS encoding MFS transporter — translation MSSLSAVRQTCLPTGRPTRGLLLLFLTLKIEASLKNQQEEIMKRSVYTVCLVIFPFMVCSGIVYSILSLYFAKLGATKSQIGLIYTCGALAGAITAPLWGKLADKWGRKIVLLSSMGLFALVFLGYALSRYYHSLFWPQIVEGMAWTSMGTSAPALIADIASQRQRGKAMGIYNTAWSMGWIVGPTLGGMLSEHLGFKSTFLICVGIMLCGFILGIFLLPQNTRR, via the coding sequence ATGTCAAGCCTGTCTGCCGTCAGGCAGACCTGTCTGCCGACAGGCAGGCCTACGAGAGGGTTGTTATTACTATTTTTGACTCTTAAAATAGAAGCTTCATTAAAAAATCAACAGGAGGAAATTATGAAAAGGAGTGTATACACCGTTTGTCTGGTCATCTTTCCTTTTATGGTTTGTTCAGGAATAGTTTATTCTATCCTTTCCCTTTATTTTGCCAAACTGGGGGCTACTAAATCTCAAATAGGACTTATCTATACTTGTGGAGCTCTAGCTGGCGCCATTACCGCTCCTCTTTGGGGCAAATTGGCAGATAAATGGGGAAGAAAAATAGTATTACTAAGTTCAATGGGGCTTTTTGCCTTGGTCTTTTTAGGTTATGCCCTGAGCAGATATTATCATTCTCTATTTTGGCCTCAGATAGTAGAGGGAATGGCCTGGACATCCATGGGCACAAGCGCTCCAGCTTTGATTGCTGATATCGCTTCTCAAAGACAGAGAGGAAAGGCCATGGGCATTTATAATACAGCTTGGAGTATGGGCTGGATTGTTGGCCCCACTCTAGGTGGTATGCTTTCAGAACACCTGGGATTTAAATCCACTTTTCTGATCTGTGTGGGTATCATGTTATGTGGTTTTATTTTGGGCATTTTTCTTCTTCCTCAAAATACCCGTAGATAA